In the genome of Massilia sp. UMI-21, the window ACTGGCCTGGCAGGAACTCGACGTGCCGCAGTGCGGTTACTGCCAGGCCGGCCAGATCATGAGCGCCTGCCATCTGCTGCAGCGGCATCCGACCCCGACCGACGCCCAGATCGACGAGGCCATGGCGGGCAACCTGTGCCGCTGCGCCACTTACACCCGCATCCGGGCCGGCATCCACCGAGCGGCCGCCATCGCTTCCAGCGGAAAGGGCAAGCCATGAAGGCACCCGGCAACGCACCGCGCTCCTCGGCGCGCCGCAGCTTCCTGCGCGGCAGCGCGGCCGGCGCCGCCTTCATGCTCGGCATGTCCGCCGACGGCGCACTGGCGGCGGCCGCGCGCGCGGCCGGCGGCCCCGATTTCACCCCGAACGCCTTCATCCGCATCGGCCGCGACGGCCGCGTGAGCCTGATCTCGAAGCAGCCGGAGATCGGCCAGGGCATCAAGACCTCGCTGCCGATGGTGATCGCCGAGCAGCTCGAAGTGGATTGGAAGAACGTGCGCGTCGTCCAGGGCGACCTCGACACCGCCCGCTACGGGCCGCAAGGCGCCGGCGGCTCGACCTCGACCCCGACCAACTACGAGCACTTCCACCGCCTGGGTGCGACCGCGCGCACGATGCTGGTCCAGGCCGCGGCCGACGCCTGGGGCGTGCCGGCGTCCGACTGTGCGGCGCAAGACGGCGCCGTCATCCACGGCCCGAGCAAGCGCCGCCTCGGCTATGGCGCGCTGGTCGACGCTGCCTCCCGCCTGCCGCTACCGGACGCGGGTGCGGTGGCGCTGAAAGATCCGGCCACCTACAGGCTGCTCGGCACCCGCGTCGGCGGCGTGGACAACGCGGCCATCGTGAACGGCAGCCCCTTGTTCGGCATCGACGTGCGCCTGCCCGGCATGCTGTACGCGGTCTACGCCAAGTGCCCGGTGTTCGGCGGCAAGCCGCTCAGCGCCAACCTGGACGCGATCAAGGCCATGCCGGGCGTGAAAGATGCCTTCATCGTCGAGGGCACCCCCAACCTGAACGGCCTGCGCCCGGGCGTGGCGATCGTCGCCACCTCGACCTGGGCCGCCATGCGTGCGCGCCGCGAATTGCAGGTGGTGTGGGACGAAGGCGAAGGCGCCACCCACAGCTGGGCCGACTTCACGGCCCAGGCCCTGGCCGCCTCGAACAAGCCCGGCGCGCAGACCCTGCGCCAGGATGGCGACCTGCCGGCGGCACTCGGCAAGGCCGCCAGGGTGGTCGAAGCCGCCTACAGCTACCCCTTCATCTCGCACGCCAGCATGGAGCCGCAGAACTGCACCGCCTGGTTCAAGGAAGACGGCGCGCTGGAACTGTGGGCGCCGACCCAGAATCCGGGCGCCGGCCAGGCCCTGGTGGCCAGCACCTTCGGCATTCCGAAAGAAAGAATCAGCCTGCATATCCTGCGCAGCGGCGGCGGCTTCGGCCGGCGCCTGAGCTCGGACTTCATCGTGGAGGCGACCGCCATCGCGCACAAGCTGGCGGCGCCGGTCAAGCTGACCTGGACCCGCGAGGACGACCTGCAGCACGACCACTTCCGTCCGGGCGGCTTCCACTTCCTGCGCGGCGCGGTCGATGCCGCTGGCCGCGCGCTGGCCTGGCACAACCACTTCGTCACCTTCGCCAACCGCGTCGAGCAAGAGGGCAAGGGCAAGAGCGTGCTGCAGCCCGGCAGCGGCGGCAAGCTGTCCGCCGACGAGTTCCCCGCCCGCTGGATCAAGAACTGCCTGGTCGAGCAGACCATGCTGGAAACCCGGGTGCCGATGGGGCCGTGGCGGGCGCCTGGCAGCTGCGTGTTTTCCTGGGTGCTGCACAGTTTCATCGACGAGCTGGCGCATGCCGCTGGACGCGATCCGCTGGCCTTCCGCCTCGAGCTGCTGGGCGACCAGGACCTGGTGCCGGCGAGCGTCGAACGCGGCCAGCCCTACGACGTCAAGCGCATGCGCCATGTGCTGCGCGAGGTGGCGCAGCGCGCCGGCTGGGGCAAGAAACGCTTCCCGCGCGGCCAGGGCCAGGGCATCGCCTTCCACTTCAGCCACCGCAGCTATGTGGCGCAGGTGGCCGAGGTGACGGTGTCGCGCGAGGGCAAGCTGAAGGTGGACCGGGTGGTGGTGGCAGCCGACATCGGCGCGCAGATCGTCAACCTGTCGGGCGCGGAAAACCAGGTGGAGGGGTCGGTGATCGACGGCTTGTCGACCCTGATGTTCCCGGAGCTGAACATCGAGGGGGGCCGCATCGTGCAGAGCAACTTCCACGACTACGGGTTGCTGCGCATGCCGGACGCACCGGCCAGGATCGGGACGCACTTCATCAAGACCGACAACCCGGTGACCGGCCTGGGTGAACCCGCCCTGCCCCCGCTGGCGCCGGCCGTGTGCAATGCCATCTTTGCCGCGACCGGCAAGCGGGTGCGTCAGCTGCCGCTGAGCAAAACCGACCTCAGCTGGAGCTGAGCGCGGCGGCGGGTGGCACGGGCCGCCCGGGCCGCCTCAGTGGCGGTGTGCGGGGTCGTTATCCCTGGCGCCGTGGTATTCGAGGATCGAGGCCGCCTTGTCCAGCCGCGATTCGTCCGCGGTGATCGTGATGACGCACTTGCCGATCTCCAGACCCGGCGTGTACACATCCTTGTAGTCGGTGCCCCCCTTGACCGCGGGCGAATCGCCGACCGTGAAATTGGCTTCGGCAGGACCGGCTTCGTCGCCGGTATGGCTGATGTCGATCCCGTCCGGGTCGAAACCGGCCTCCAGCAGCGCCTGGCGCGCGCGCTGGGCGGCCTCGACGTTTTCGATGACGCGTACGATCTGCTTGT includes:
- a CDS encoding xanthine dehydrogenase family protein molybdopterin-binding subunit, whose translation is MKAPGNAPRSSARRSFLRGSAAGAAFMLGMSADGALAAAARAAGGPDFTPNAFIRIGRDGRVSLISKQPEIGQGIKTSLPMVIAEQLEVDWKNVRVVQGDLDTARYGPQGAGGSTSTPTNYEHFHRLGATARTMLVQAAADAWGVPASDCAAQDGAVIHGPSKRRLGYGALVDAASRLPLPDAGAVALKDPATYRLLGTRVGGVDNAAIVNGSPLFGIDVRLPGMLYAVYAKCPVFGGKPLSANLDAIKAMPGVKDAFIVEGTPNLNGLRPGVAIVATSTWAAMRARRELQVVWDEGEGATHSWADFTAQALAASNKPGAQTLRQDGDLPAALGKAARVVEAAYSYPFISHASMEPQNCTAWFKEDGALELWAPTQNPGAGQALVASTFGIPKERISLHILRSGGGFGRRLSSDFIVEATAIAHKLAAPVKLTWTREDDLQHDHFRPGGFHFLRGAVDAAGRALAWHNHFVTFANRVEQEGKGKSVLQPGSGGKLSADEFPARWIKNCLVEQTMLETRVPMGPWRAPGSCVFSWVLHSFIDELAHAAGRDPLAFRLELLGDQDLVPASVERGQPYDVKRMRHVLREVAQRAGWGKKRFPRGQGQGIAFHFSHRSYVAQVAEVTVSREGKLKVDRVVVAADIGAQIVNLSGAENQVEGSVIDGLSTLMFPELNIEGGRIVQSNFHDYGLLRMPDAPARIGTHFIKTDNPVTGLGEPALPPLAPAVCNAIFAATGKRVRQLPLSKTDLSWS